CAGTAGAACTGATCATGGCCTTAGATTGAGGAGCAATTGGCTCCAAGTTGTTATAGCCGAATGGCCTATATAATCTTGTACTCAGTATGGTGATAATCAAGCAAGAACAATTACTCAATTCCCTAATCTTCCTCTGTTGAAACAACTAGGCGCTGAGGGGTAAAATCTCGCCCCTTACCACGGATCGCAGCTACGATCTACGTAGCCGGGGTCCTCCTACCCTATCCCTTGACGCCCTTGACAGGAATGAGGAAAAATACAGGAATATAAAATGAATGAATGTGCAAAATAGAGGATGAAAAAAACACAGGAATGCGAACACATGAACCAGATGATGGATGAATAAGGTAAAACTCATATTCTAATAATGTGAGGACATAATGATATAGTAATTAAGAGTTTGAAATAATGTACAGACTTTTCCCTCATTTCACCTCCATTCTTAAACGGGCCTAAAGTGTTTGAAATTCCCAATCTCAACAGAGAGAAGTTGATTCTGCCATTCACTCTCTCAGGATTCCTCATCAGCCGGTGgtggtttgtcaaaaacaaccATCACATTCACCTCGTCAACCACAGTACCCTCCTTCTCAATGAACACGTCTCCAGTTATATCCATAGCAGCAAGACCTCCATCTACTCTGGTGCTCAGCACGGTGATCTCCTCCTTGTGGTGATTATTTGGCAGTGCATTGACCTGTGCTTGCGTTGTTACGGTGACACTACACTTGGATCCTGGTGGGACAATGCCCTTGTCTGGCTCTATGCGGAAGCAGCGTGACCTTGCCTTTGTTATGAAGGCAATGTAATCATTCGTATCGTTGGTCAGCTCAATTGAGTGTGATATCTGCAGGTCAAGTTTAAAGGGGAAGTGTATTTCCAGCGGCTCAATCCCAAGCATGTCCTCCAGGCAAGGGATTTCCTGTGATGGAGAAATTAAAGATGCATTAGCTTTACCAGAGCCTATCAAAGCTTTAGATCCCTTGAGCTTCAGGGAGCACATAGGGCATACCTGGAATTGGCCACCCTTACTATCTATTGTGTTGAGCTCATCCATTACGTATACTATGTCAGGTCTGGCTGTCGGGTTAATTTGGATGCATCTTTGGGCCAGCTCGAGGCATTTTGTCACTTGTTGATAACCCAAGGGTGTATGCTTTGATGATTTAATCCACCTGTGCCTCCATCTTCTAAGTACCTGCATTTACACAAAACCATTCAAATTGGCACCAAAATATTTAATGCAAATGACATGTACATTGTTATCGGCTTAATAATACAACTAAAGAGACGTTCTTGGCTATAGTAACACAGGTTTGGAATATGTCAAAAGTATCCTAATTCCTGTATCTGAGAATTGCACTGTTTCCAGTAAACAAGCTATAATGTTCATGTGAAATTCCTATGTGATCCTTGTATGAAATGATGCCCAATCAATTTAAGAATTTTAAGTTGTTTTGGAAATAAAAAGAACTACAGAAAAAATGACTCACAACAAGTAGACAATTATATACGAAAGCGAAGTATCAAACAGTAACGTTTTATTGTTTTTTTGTATTGGAATTATCCCTAATGAAACGTAAGTGCTTTTCCATTCTAGATTGATCTTACTAGTGAAATAACCAGCTCAACTACTTTCATTCAAGGTTTTTTGTATTAGCATCATGACCAAAAGAGGACATATCCATGCAACGATGACATAACCACAACTCTTACTTTGGTAAGATCAGGCCCCTTTTTACTTCCTGTCACCATCTCTGTAACCATTACTCCCAAACTATATATATCTGACTTGCTGGACCATTTGCCTTCGAGAATGTATTCTGGAGCACAATATCCTCTGCATGATAAGAACACACATATCAACACGCTATGACATAAAGACCTTGTAAGAAGACAGGTGTCAGAAACAACAATGTATTATTAGTAGCTTACAGTGACATAAGACGCGATGTGGTCGCTGCTTGTGAATTATTGTCAAGTCTCGATAGACCAAAATCTGTAATTTTGGGCACCATGAGATCATCTAGCAGTATATTCGCAGGTTTGAGATCCATG
This sequence is a window from Miscanthus floridulus cultivar M001 chromosome 10, ASM1932011v1, whole genome shotgun sequence. Protein-coding genes within it:
- the LOC136486758 gene encoding G-type lectin S-receptor-like serine/threonine-protein kinase At1g67520 isoform X1, whose protein sequence is MDLKPANILLDDLMVPKITDFGLSRLDNNSQAATTSRLMSLGYCAPEYILEGKWSSKSDIYSLGVMVTEMVTGSKKGPDLTKVLRRWRHRWIKSSKHTPLGYQQVTKCLELAQRCIQINPTARPDIVYVMDELNTIDSKGGQFQEIPCLEDMLGIEPLEIHFPFKLDLQISHSIELTNDTNDYIAFITKARSRCFRIEPDKGIVPPGSKCSVTVTTQAQVNALPNNHHKEEITVLSTRVDGGLAAMDITGDVFIEKEGTVVDEVNVMVVFDKPPPADEES